The nucleotide sequence ATCGATGCTGCGCGTTGGGGATGCAGTGGAGATTGTCTGCTCGAGTCGAGGGGCTGTATACTACTTCAATTCCACGATCATCGGCGAGATGGATGATCAGGTCAAGCTCCTAGAGATATCCGCGCCGCAGTTCGTGAAGAGAGAGCAGCGGCGGGACCACGTGCGAGTTCCTCTGTACATCAGGGCCAACTATGCTGTAGAATCTCCAGATCGCCAGCCCAGTCTGGAGTGGCGTGCAGCAGTCACGATTGATCTGTCTGGAGGCGGCGTGTGCCTGTTCATTCAGGGCACAGACAAGAGGCTGGCGCCTGGCGTATTGCTACGAATCGTACTGCCCATTAGGCCGAGTTCCGCATCACTGCAGCTGCGAGCCAGGATTGTGAGAGTTCAGTCGCCGGACCTTTCGACTGCCCAGCCGGGTGTGTGTGTGGCGGCCGAGTTCATTGACCTGAACGAGGGCCAGCGGGGAGATATCATCAGATATGTCTTCGACAGGCAGAGGGCGCTCATACGACAGTCTGTCGAACCGGAGTGAAGTCATATGGAGGACATCTCAGTGCTATGGGCTCAGTATCGTGAGTCGGGAAGCCAGGCAGTGCGGGAAACGCTCATCCTGAACTACATGGGCCTGGTGAAGTTCATAGTGAGCCGCATGCCCCAGGCGTCAATCCCAGGGGTCGACTACGATGACCTCATGGGATATGGTGTTCTTGGGCTCATGGACGCGGTTGAACGCTATGATCTGAAACGGGGAGTGAAGTTCGAGACATACGCAATGACCCGCATAAGAGGGGCCATTATCGACCATCTGAGGAACATGGACTGGGTGCCACGGTCAGTGAGGCAGCGCGCCAGGGAGATTGAGAAGGCCATGTGGAAGCTGGAAACGCAGCTTGATAGGCCTGCCACCGATGATGACATAGCTGCCGAGCTGAGAGTCGATGTGGCCACCCTGGAGAAATGGATGTGGGAGATAAGCAAGGCGTCGTACTTGTCGCTCGACGAACTCATTGCGGTGGATGAGGAGAGCAATGCAGCGACGTTACTGGACTTCGTGAGCGACATCGGAAGCCCAGATCCGGAGATGGTGCTGGAAATCGAAGAGCTGAAGAACGCTCTGATCGACGCCATCGATTCCCTTCCCGAGCGCGAGCGGATGGTGATTGCGATGTACTACTATGAGGAGATGACCGTCAAGGAGATAGCACAGGTCATGAGGGTCTCGGAATCGAGAGTGTCCCAGCTTCATACGAAGGCCATGATGCGCCTTCGGGCTAAGGTCGATCAGGGCAGGCAGGTCAGTGTGGAAAGATGAACAAGGCCTGTTTGAGCCGTATGGGCTCGTGCGCTGCACCTGCCCGAATCTGCCTGGCGTCCGGTCTTCAGTTCCGCGCCTATCGGTCTACTCCGTCCCTGCCTGCGGTCTCACTCCTGCTCCCGCCTCCCGCAATTCCCCGAATGTAATGCTTCTGCAGCAAGAGGAACAGAGCCACCGGAGGAAGACTTCCAACGGCTGCTGACGCGAACAGGTACGCCCAGTGAGCCTCGTCAGCCGTGATCTGCATTGCTATCGCAGTCTGCACCACCCTGTACTTGCTGGAGAATGCCGCGACAAGAGGCCAGAACAGGGAGTTCCATTGAAACATGAACAGCATGACTACTACAGTAGCCGCTGCAGGTATGGACATTGGCATCACGATGCGCCAAAATGTGCAGAACCAGGACGCGCCATCGACGCGCGCTGCTTCGATGATCTCAGAAGGTATCTCCTCATAGAACTGCTTGAACAGGAATATAGCCAGACCGTTTCCCACAGCGGGCAGCACCAAAGCTGCGCGGGTGTTCAGGAATCCCATTCTGCTTACAACGAGGTGGAGCGGGATCACTATTGCATCGAAGGGCGCGATGAACGCGACGAGAACCGCGAGAAACACCAGACTCCTGCCTGGAAACTCGAACTTGGCCAGGGCGAACCCTGCCATGGAGTTGACTACCACTCCGAGTGCGACGGCAGCGCCAGATACCAGCGCGCTGTTCGCGATCGCCCTGCCGAAATCCAGCTTGCTGAAGATGCCCATGATGTTCGAGAGCGTAGGACTGGAAGGGACGAACGTGCGCCACGTAAGTGGGGAGGCGTATTGATAGAGCGAACTTGCCGGGCGGAGGGCAGACGCAACCACCCACCATACCGGCAGGATGTATACCATGGCGAGAAGCAGGAAAAGCCCCTCCCGGGCAATGGTTCCTGCCAGGCGAACGGCGATACTGCGGTTCATGTTGGCATGGCTCGGGATTCCGCTCAAGTGCGCAGCCCCTCTACTGGACATAGTTCGCGGAGTTCAATGGTTGGCATGGCCGCCTGCTAGTACTCGTGTTTCGGTCGGGTAAGCCGCAGCTCGGCCAGTGAAAGAAGTAGCACCGCGGCGAGAACCAACGATGATATCGCCGTTGCCCTCCCCATGTCAAGACCTATGAAGGCGCTCTTGTATGATTCATACACAAGGACGTTGGTGGATCGGATCGGCCCGCCCTTCGTAAGGATGAACACCGGAGCGAAGGTAAGGAAATTGAACGCAGTGTTCGACACAAGCACGAAAGAGACGGTGCGTGCAAGCAGCGGAATGGTGATATGCCATGCCTGTTTGCTCTTGGAGGCCCCATCAAGTGCTGCCGCTTCGTACGCCTCCCTTGGGATTCCCTGCATCCCGGCGAGGAAGAACATCATCCAATAGCCGGAATTCCGCCACACTGCAATGGCGATCAAGCACGCCAATGCTTGCCGTGGCGAGTTAAGAAACGGCTGAGGAGGAAGCCCGATTGCCCGGAGCAGGCTATTTACGAGTCCGTAGTAGGGATCGAGCATCAACCCCCAGACCACTGCCACCACCGACATGGATATCGCGGACGGAAGGAAGCACGCAGTGCGCAAAAGCGAACGCCGTCTATCGCTGCCCTTGAGAAGGAAGGCGAGCCCCAGTGCGACTGCGACGGTGACCGGGCTCGCCAGGGCGGAGTAGGCGAGAGTGACCCTTGCTGATCCCCAGAAAACCGGATCTGAGGTGAACAGATGCCTGTAGTTGGAAAAACCAACGAAAGCGCGGGTTGGACCTCCCGCAGCAGCGCCGACGCCGGCGTTGATACTGGCGCCGATCGCCTCGCTGGCAGCTGTCGGAGGGGTCGCCAATCCCATAAGGCTTTCGCCTACGGATACTGCAGCGGGCAAAACCCGAAACAGCCCCAGCAGAATCAGGGCTGGGGCCAAGAACACTATTGCAGCGCGCGGTTCACGGAACACGAGATCACTCCAAGTTCGAGGCGGCAGGGCGGCTCTCCCGGCGACTCGACGAGCCGCCCGCGCACGGATTGGGCTACCGGACTACCGGTATTTCGCGAGGTCTCTATCGATCTGGCGCGCGGCGCTCTCGAGAGTAGAGGCAGGGTCGGCGCCGAACTGTATCGCATTGAATGCATCCTTCAGAATCGACTCATACTGGAGATACCCGGGGGTAACAGGGCGCGGCGACGCAGTGGTGTCCATCTCGTGTAGAAGCACCTGCCACATCGGGTTCTTGAACACATCTGGGAGAGCAGCATACACATCGCGCCTTGCGGGAGCATTTCCGAACAGCTTGGTCCAGGCGATGGATGCATCCCGACCGGTTATGAACTTCAGGAACCTCACGGCGGCATCCCGGTTGGCGGTCCTAGAGCCTATTCCAACGTTCCATCCACCTGTGGGTGTGACGGCGCGCCCTCCTGCAAAGTACGGGTGGGGTGCGAGTCCAAACTCCCAATCCTTGAACGCCGCCAACCTCGAGATGTTCCACTCAGCCCCCAGCATCATCGCAGCCTTTCCGCAGCCGAAGTACTCTCTGGCTACTGGCGCCTCAAGCAGGCCCTTCGGACTCACCTTCCACTCGTTGAAC is from Clostridia bacterium and encodes:
- a CDS encoding carbohydrate ABC transporter permease; protein product: MSGIPSHANMNRSIAVRLAGTIAREGLFLLLAMVYILPVWWVVASALRPASSLYQYASPLTWRTFVPSSPTLSNIMGIFSKLDFGRAIANSALVSGAAVALGVVVNSMAGFALAKFEFPGRSLVFLAVLVAFIAPFDAIVIPLHLVVSRMGFLNTRAALVLPAVGNGLAIFLFKQFYEEIPSEIIEAARVDGASWFCTFWRIVMPMSIPAAATVVVMLFMFQWNSLFWPLVAAFSSKYRVVQTAIAMQITADEAHWAYLFASAAVGSLPPVALFLLLQKHYIRGIAGGGSRSETAGRDGVDR
- a CDS encoding PilZ domain-containing protein, giving the protein MRAPNLRTDSRIRIRARDLDGSPKFATKVESPSDRGLWIYAPYTDDYQSMLRVGDAVEIVCSSRGAVYYFNSTIIGEMDDQVKLLEISAPQFVKREQRRDHVRVPLYIRANYAVESPDRQPSLEWRAAVTIDLSGGGVCLFIQGTDKRLAPGVLLRIVLPIRPSSASLQLRARIVRVQSPDLSTAQPGVCVAAEFIDLNEGQRGDIIRYVFDRQRALIRQSVEPE
- a CDS encoding sugar ABC transporter permease translates to MFREPRAAIVFLAPALILLGLFRVLPAAVSVGESLMGLATPPTAASEAIGASINAGVGAAAGGPTRAFVGFSNYRHLFTSDPVFWGSARVTLAYSALASPVTVAVALGLAFLLKGSDRRRSLLRTACFLPSAISMSVVAVVWGLMLDPYYGLVNSLLRAIGLPPQPFLNSPRQALACLIAIAVWRNSGYWMMFFLAGMQGIPREAYEAAALDGASKSKQAWHITIPLLARTVSFVLVSNTAFNFLTFAPVFILTKGGPIRSTNVLVYESYKSAFIGLDMGRATAISSLVLAAVLLLSLAELRLTRPKHEY
- a CDS encoding FliA/WhiG family RNA polymerase sigma factor yields the protein MEDISVLWAQYRESGSQAVRETLILNYMGLVKFIVSRMPQASIPGVDYDDLMGYGVLGLMDAVERYDLKRGVKFETYAMTRIRGAIIDHLRNMDWVPRSVRQRAREIEKAMWKLETQLDRPATDDDIAAELRVDVATLEKWMWEISKASYLSLDELIAVDEESNAATLLDFVSDIGSPDPEMVLEIEELKNALIDAIDSLPERERMVIAMYYYEEMTVKEIAQVMRVSESRVSQLHTKAMMRLRAKVDQGRQVSVER